ATGGACGAGTTGTTTAGAAGTGGCTATTTGGTCAGAGTCGTGCGGATGCGTTCGATGAGATCATCGAGGGCATCGTCGAACTCCCGTTGAGAATGATCGTGACCCAGAAGTTCGCTGAGCCTGATCACTGTGGGGTAGCCCGACAAGTCGGCTTCTTCGTTTGCAGCTTCGTCGCCATCGAAGCCGATCACGTCGTCGACTCCGGTGGAATGAACCTGCAGCAGAAGATCACCGACGAGGAAGCTTGTGAATGCTTTGTAGGCGCTGACTGCGTTTTGGTCGGAGAATCCGAATCTCTGCAGTGTAGAGAGGAAGTCTTCGACCCATCGCAGGCTGCGCAGCGGGGGCCGTAACCAGGGAGCCTGTGAGGGCTGAGTCGCGATCAATGGGAAGATCTCGGGATGTTCGCGTGCTAGTTGCAACGTCGCGTTGGCAACGCGCTGGAGGTAGTCCTCCCATGACGTCGGTGTCTCGATCATGAGTTCATTCTCAAAGAGGTTGTCAATGAGGTTGGCGACCATGCCTTCGAGGAGATCTCCACGTCCCGAGACATGACGATACAGGGACATCGCCTCTACCCCGAGGACGTCGCCGAGGCGACGCATCGTGAGGGCATCAAGACCATGTTCATCGACGAAAGCGATGGATGTGAGGACAATGTGGTCTCTGGTGAGGCGTTTCTGGGCCATGGATCCCTCCCTGCCCGATTTCGTGGCTCTGCTACTGCTCGAGCAAACAACTGCCGAGCTTCCACAAGCAGTCTATGCGTTCCAGAGCCGGAGACATAAGCCCCCTTTCCGTTGCACTTACCTTGTAAACATGCCATGGTGGAAAAAGTTACCATTAAGAGGAAAACAATAAAAGCGCAATGTTTTGCATGCGATCACTCATGGTCGCACGAGCGCTTTACCTCTGCTAGCCTGATTACGTCGTAAACATGAAGGAGGAGCAGATGAAACCTGCAGTCAAGGAATTCCACGACGACACTGAACTCATGGCCGAAGTCAGGCGCCAGGCATCAAGCGGGATCTCCAAACACGACCTGTACGTCGTCTCGCATGACGATGATCGCACCGAGCGTGTGGCAGGCGCCACTGATGCGAATGAGCCTGCCGACCTCAACGAGCTGGTTGGGACCCGGTACACCAAGAAAGGTGAGGAACTTCGAGCGATTTTCGAGGAGTTCGACTTCAGTTCCGATGAAGCCAGCGATCTCGAAGAGAAACTCGACCACGGGAAGATCCTGTTGCTGATCAACACCTAAGTGCTTGATTCAACTGATCAATCGTCACACTTGACTAAGGAGAACTGAATGGGTGTTATCGCGTACCTGGTGCTCGGACTGATCGCTGGAGCTATCGCCAAAGCGATCTTACCGGGCCGTCAGCGCGGCGGTCTGATCGCGACGTTGATCCTCGGTGTCGTCGGCGCCCTCGTCGGCGGCTGGCTGGGCGGCCTGATCTTCGGAGAAGGAATCGGCTCGTTCTTCTCGCTATCGACATGGCTCTGCGCCATCGGTGGCTCCATCATCGTTCTTTTGGTGTGGGGCCTGTTGACAGGTCGCACACGGACGGCGAAGGCATAGCCGATCTCACCGGCAGCATCGGACGCTTTTGGCCGATGCAGTGAAATTGAAAGGAAAAGCAATGAACGAAAATTCTCATAAAGCAGAAGAAATTAAAGGTAAGGCGAAGACCGCTGCTGGCAAGGCCACTGGTGATAAGAGTCTTGAAGCCGAAGGAAAAACCGATGTCGTCCAGGCTGAAGGAAAACAAGCCGGCGACGACGTCAAGAACACTGCCCGCGGGGTCGCTGACTCGCTCAGAAACGGCCCGAAACACTAACAGTGTCGGTTCTGGGGGATGGGGCATGAGTTCCCATCCCCCGGATAGCTGGCGAAGGCGACAGGTGCGGGCTGAGGCCTTAACGAAAGAGAGGATGCTGAAATGCCACCAAGACGCGACGGCCAATCCTTCATCGTGATGGCCAACCGCCTACCCGTGGATCGCTGCAGAGACTCGTGGCACACAGCACCGGGAGGCCTCGTCTCAGCGTTGGCGCCGATTGTGAAAGCCGAAAGCGGCGCATGGATCGGCTGGCCGGGGACCTGCGATGAAACAATTGAACCCCTTTTCGGCAGACGGCATGCACCTTGTCCCCATTCCACTCAGTTGTGCAGAGCATCGCCAATACTATGAAGGTTTCTCCAACGCTGTTCTCTGGCCCCTCTATCACGATCTCATCGTCGCGCCTCAATACCGGCGGGACTGGTGGCGCACCTATGAGGCCGTCAATGCCAGGTTCGCTCAGGCCGCGATTGAAACAGCGGCATATGGGGCCACCATCTGGATTCACGATTATCAACTGCAGCTCGTACCGCGGATGATCCGCAGCCAGCGTCGAGATGTGCGAATCGGCTTCTTCAACCATATTCCCTTTCCCCCAGTCGGGCTGGTGGGGCAACTTCCGTGGCGCGAGGCTGTTTTGGATGGGCTGCTCGGGGCCGATGTCATCGGTTTCCAGCGCGAGTCCGATGTGAGGAATTTCCGCGATGCGAGTCAAAGGTTTCTCGGCATCGATCCCGATCGCGTCTCGAACGTCATCGGTGCCTACCCCATCTCAGTCGATGTCGATGCGATTCGTGAAGCAGCCGAATCTGAATCAGTTGCTCGACTCTCCCGACAGTTTCGGCACGATCTCGGCAACCCCGATGTTCTCATGCTCGGTATCGATCGACTCGACTATACGAAAGGCATCCCACATCGCCTCCGGGCCGTTGAAGAGCTCCTCGAAGACGGAGTCCTTGCCCCGCAGACAACAATGTTGACTCAAGTGGCTGTGCCCTCACGCGAAGGAATCGGGGCATATCAAGACCTGCGTGATGAAGTCGAACGCCTCGTCGGTCGGATCAATGGCCGCTTCGGCACGCTCGAGCGAGGTGTTGTTCAGTATTCTCATCAGCCATATTCGTTTGAAGCCACCATCGCCTTGTACCTCGCCGCGGACGTGCTTCTGGTGACTTCCTTGCGTGATGGAATGAACCTCGTCGCTAAAGAATTCGTCACAGCGCGCCAAGGGCGCAGCGGGGCTCTCGTCCTCTCAGAATTTGCAGGGGCCGCTGATGAGCTCCACCGAGCCATCATCGTCAACCCGCATGACAGCTCCGGGCTGAAGAACGGAATAAGTCAGGCCGCCAGCCTCACCCGTGACGACGCCCATGAGCAAATTGCAGCGATGGCAGCGATCGTCGAAGACAACGATGTCCACCACTGGGCTCGAAGCTTCCTCAACGATCTGCAGAACCCGACGGACGCAGGCTCGCCGCTTCTGAAAATGCCCACCAGGAAGGCCACCAGAAATCTGCGAGAGGTGAAACACGTTGGCAGATGAAGCAGCACACGACGCGCAGGACCATCGGGTACCCACCCCCGATGGCATCGACATCAACACGATGCCGCCCGACGAGAAGCGGACGCTGAAGCGGGCGATCGGAGGATCGGCCCTCGGCAATGCCGTCGAATGGTTCGACTACGGTGTCTACTCCTACGTGTCCGTCTACATCGCCAGCGCCTTCTTCCCCGGCGAATGGGGAGTCGCGCTGACATTCGCCACCCTCGCCCTCTCCTTCGTGTTCCGTCCTTTGGGAGGGCTCATCCTCGGGCCCTTGGGCGACAAGGTGGGGCGTCAGCACGTGATGGTCCTGACCATCATCATGATGACGATTCCGACCACGATCATCGGCATCCTCCCCAGCTACTCCACCCTCGGGGCATTCGCACCGGTCCTGCTGCTATTGTGCCGCATGGTCCAAGGCTTTTCCACCGGCGGCGAGTACGGCGGGGCCGCCGTCTACATGGCGGAGTCGGCACCCGACAGACGACGAGGCTTCTGCGGATCCTTCCTTGAGATGGGCACCCTGGCGGGAACCGCCTCGGCGGCATTCGTCTGCACCATCATCCTCGTCGTCGTCGGATCGGACGGCATGGAGGCCGGCTGGTGGCGCCTGCCCTTCCTGCTGACCCTGCCGCTCGGCGCCGTCGCCCTCTGGCTGCGGATGAAACTCGACGAACCGGAGGCATTCTCACAGACCACCTCCAAGCAGCAGGCCAACCGGAAACCGTTCCGAGAACTTTTCACCGGGTACAAGAAGCAGATCGTCATGCTCATGGCCTTCGTCGTGCTTCTCAATGTCGGCCAGTACATGGTCCTGACGTACATGCCGACCTACCTCAGCAGCATCCTGGGCCACTCCGAAGTCACAAGCAATTTCATGCTCGTCGGACTGCTGCTGGCAATGATCGCCGTCGTCAGCCCGCTGGGCCGACTGACGGACTCGATCGGGCGCAAACCGGTGCTCTACACCTCGGCGATCGGCTTCATCGTCCTCTCCGTCCCGGCCTTCATGCTCATGCATGCCGAAGGACGCTTCCTCCAATTCCTCGGACTGGGCATCATCGCTCTGCTCCAGGTGATGATGCAGTCGTGCGTCTCGGCGACGCTGCCGGCGATCTTCCCGACCCAGGTCCGGTTCTCCGGCTTCGCCATCGGCTACAACATCTCGACCGCAATCTTCGGCGGGACCACGGCTGCGGTGAACACCTTCGTCATACAGGCCACCGGGTTCGACCTGTTCCCGGCCGTCTACCTCGTCGGTGCAGGCATCATCGGCCTCATCGGCATCCACTTCTTCAACGAGACGGCCGGACGCCCGATCGACGGTGACACTCCCCCGGGATCCGAAGACGAAGAACTTGCAGAAATGGGCTACGAACTCATCGGATTCAACGACAACAACGACGATGCAGAGGCCCAAGACACACGGTGACCGAACCCATAGCTATCATCGTTGACACCTCACGACGGCCCCACCTGCTCTCACATTCCGTAAGACGCGATACACCCGACCATTAAGGTGTGGTGCGATGTACACGATGCTCAACAACCAAGAATCGTCAAAATACGATCTCTATCTTCCCGGAAAGCTCGTCGCGGCACTTCATTACAAGCTCGAATCAGAAGAGAGCGAGATCATGCTCATCTACTGCGAAGCCATTGACACCGAGGAAGCAGCCCACCACTGCACGGAACTCATGCGACGGGTGCTCGACGACGTCAAAAGTCGCCGCTTGAAACTCACCATCACATGCCCCATCGCTCGCAAATTCATTGCACTGGGAAAACGAGCCACTCACCCCCAGAAGTGACTTCCCATATGGGTCGTGATGAGCAGGCCCAGAGTGCCGTGCAGCCCCAGCTGAATGTGCCACGATGATTCGTACGGGTTGCCCTCATGTTTTTCATCCGGAGGCATGGCTTTTGAGAATCCAATCGGTGTTGCCTACCCGATCGATAGGCCCCCTGGAGAAGTTGACGATTCTGCAGACCCTGCGTTCGAGGGTGTCGCCCTGCGAATACGCACGGCGGCACCCTCCGACGCCATGTTGTTAGCCGGCCGCAGCGCGGGCGATCTCGGCGTCTTGTTCAGGTGTTCCGCCTGAGGCTCCAACTGCCCCGATGATTCGTTCGCTCGTGTCGAAGAGCGGAACACCACCACCCATGAGGAGCAGTCCGCCATTTGTGTGATCGAAGTGAGCGACTGGCTCACCGAGTTGGAGCGGAGCATTCAACGCTTCGCTCGGTGCCTCAAACATGACGGAAGTGCGGGCCTTCGCCAGCGCGAGATCATTCGATGCCAACCAGGCTCCATCCATGCGTTCGAAGGCGACGAGATTCGCTCCGGCATCAAGGACGGCGAAGACGGCGTTGAGTCCGAGATCGCGCGCTTTCAATTGCCCGGCGTCGATGATCTTGCTCGCGGCTTCCAGGGTGATCGTCGGATGTGACATGTGATCGATTCCTTTCTGGGGATGACTGGACTCAGGCCTTCTGCGTCCACTCGGTTTCCTGCCACTGCTTGGCAGCCTCGATGGTCTCCAGCGGACGCATGGTCCGGTAGTCCGGGTTATCGGAGACGATGGTCTCGACCATCGCATCAACCATCTCCTGCGGATCAGCCTGGTCAGCCAGCGAAGGCCCGAAGTCAGGCATGGGCACATGTGCGGTCTCGGCGTCGTGCCACTGAACATAGCTCTCAGCGCCGGTGTCGTTAAACCCGGTTCCGAAGACTCCGGGATTGATGGTGGCAACCTTTATGCCGAACTGCTCCAGCTCAGCCTTCATAGAGCCAGCGACGGCCTCGATCGCGTGCTTGGTCGCACAGTAAGCGCCGAGGAACGGGACAACGAGGATCCCTCCCATCGACGACGTCCACACGATTCGCCCACTCTGCCGGGCGATCATCTTCGGCGCGATCGCCTGGACCAATTCGAGGTGTCCAAAGAGATTGATGTCGAACGATTCCCGCACCCGCTGCAGCGGGATATCGACCATTGCCCCACCTTCCATCACACCGGCATTGAGGACGAGGACGTCGACGTCGAAAGAGCCAGCATGGGTGATATCGATTTCATCGAGCAGGTTGAGCTTGATGACTTCGAGGTCAACACCAGCGTCTTTGGCATTAGCTCTCAGGCTACGTACTTGTGGCCACGTCTCCGCCGCGGCGATGACGTCATTACCCCGGCGGGCAAGTTCAAGAGCCACGCCTTGTCCGAAGCCACTGCTGGCACCGGTGATGAGAATTTTCTGGGACATACTTACTCCTCAATGTAACTATCTGGATACTTACAAATACGATGCTTCCACACCACACTCGCGTCGTCAATAACTAGATGGTTACCTTTAGAATGAAGAAATGCCACCTGATGCCACAGATACCAAGCGACGGATTCTCGCTGCAGCGCGCGCCGAATTTGCCCAGTACGGGTTGGCTGGCGCGCGCGTGGACCGGATCGCCGAGACGGGGCAAGCCAACAAAAGGTCGATCTATGTGCATTTCGGATCGAAGAACGATCTGTTTGATCGAGTCGTGGCATCAGCGTTGACCGATATGGCGGAGTCGGTGCCGTTCACCGCTGAGGACTTGCCTGCCTACGCGGGGGCGCTGTTCGACTATCTCATTGCACACCCTGAGGTTTTGCGACTGACCACTTGGGCCGGACTTGAGCGAGCTGAGGCGTCACCGAATGAGGTTCAAGCTTATGAGCCGAAAGTGACAGTGCTGACTGAGTTCTTCGGTGAGATGGCAGTCGATGTGATCGCCCTGCTGCTTGGCCAAGTCACTGCATGGCAAACCGCGTCCGCCGCCCTGCGGGCACATGCGCCAGGCGATCCGTGGTCAGCATCCCGCATTCAGCAGCACCGGGCCCTGCTGATCACTTCCGTCGATGCCCTCGTTGGCGCCGCGAAGTACGACACAGCACTACCTTCTTCTGAATCTGAGAGCAGATCGAAGGTGTTTCGCACCTAAAGTGCCTCAGAACCCTTGTGTTTTGCGACGGATAGTTTACGACACACTCACCGAAGGACTGGAGCCAGGTTCGATGACATCAAACCCTGCATCAGTCCCTACCTGCTTGGCTCTGGCAGTGAAGTCCTAGAGGAGGGACTCGTCGGTGGTATCGATTTGTTCGAAGGCCGCAGAGAGTTCGGCTTCCTTGGGCAGTGCCGCCTTCTCGGCTGCCGGCAGTGCCTCATAAGTGTAGGTGGCCACAGCCATAGGAGAATCTGACCGTGTCAGGGCGTAGCGGACACTGTGCTCGTTTTTGCTGCCACAGATCAAAATCCCCACCGTGGCACTGTGCGCGGGGCGTTTGAGTTTGTCGTCAACGACTGCCACATAGAAGTTGAGCTTGCCGGCGTACTCGGGTTGAAACTTTCCTGTTTTGAGCTCGATTACGAAGTAGCGCAGCTGCTCGACGTGGAAGAACAGCAAGTCAATGTAGTAGTCGTCCTCGCCGACCTCGAAGTGGACTTGCCGTCCCACGAAGGCGAATCCTGGCCCCAGCTCGTTCAGGGTCTCCACGATGCGGTCGGTGAGTGCTTGTTCGAGTTCGCGTTCAGCGACCTGTCCTGACAGGCCGAGGAACTCAAAGGTATACGGGTCCTTCGCTACTTGTTGGGCGAGTTCGGAATCAACGGTGGGGAGCTGGCGGGAGAAGTTCGACGGCGCTGCCCCACTGCGTTCCATCGTGTTGTTCATGATCATGTTCAACAAGACGTTGCGCGACCACCCATGCTCGACGGCTGCAGCTGCGTACCATTGACGTGCTTGCTGGCTTAATGGCTTGTCGAGGAGAGTGCGGATGTGGCCCCAAGGCAATTGCGCCACAGGGTGTGGCGCAATCGAGTCCACGGCCCAGTGACGGGCGAACGTGGTCATGTATTGCAAGTTCCGAGGAGAGAAGCCCCGCATTTGCGGGAACTCAGCTCGCAGATCTTCCGCGAGGCGGGCTATGGTCTTACCGCCCCACCCCTGCTGCTCTTGTCGGGTCAGAATCTCCTGTCCGATCGACCAGTACAACTGGATCAACTCGGTATTGACCGTGCGCTGGGCTTGGGACTGGGCCTGGTGGACACGTTGCTTAAGCGCCTCGAGTGTCTGGCGATAATCGGCGGGAAGAGCTAGTGGTGTGTCTCGTAAATGATTATACCGTTGGGCGATAGAATGAGGGCATGTCAGCTCCAGCAGCCCCGTTGACCATGACCGACACCGATCGAGAAGTCCTCGAGATCATCGCTCGGTCATCGACAGCCGCGCACCGGGAAGTCGTCCGCGCCAGAGTCCTCCTCGCCTCCGCCGATGGTGTGGGCATCCGCACCGTCGCCGGCGACCATGGTGTGTCGGCGATGACGGTGCGCGCCTGGCGCGAGGCGTTCACAGCCGAGGGACTCACGCAGTGGGGCACGGTGAAGAAAGGACGCGGACGTAAACCCTCGATCCCTGAGGACACAATCGCTGAGATCGTACGTCTGACGACGACCGAGACTCCTGAAGCCGAAACCCACTGGTCGGTGCGGTCGATGGCCAAGAAGGTCGGCGTCTCCCGCTCGACCGTCCACAGGGTCTGGTCCGAACTCGGGCTCAAACCCCACCGGCACGATACGTTCAAAGTCTCGAACGATCCGAACTTCGATGCCAAGGTCATCGATGTCGTCGGTCTCTACCTCAACCCACCGGAGAAGGCGGTGGTGTTGTGCATGGACGAGAAGTCTTCCATCCAGGCACTCGATCGCACTCAGGCATCGTTGCCGATGGTTCCCGGTCGGGCCGGGACGATGACGCATGACTACAAACGAAACGGCACGACGACGCTCTTCGCCGCACTGGATGTCCTCACGGGTAAAGTCATCGGGCAGTGTCTTCCCAAGCATCGGCATGAGGAGTTCCTGACTTTCCTCAAAACCGTTGATTCGCAGGTGCCCAAGGGTCTGCAGGTCCACCTCGTGCTTGATAACTATGCCACGCACAAACATGCCGTGATCAAGCACTGGCTGGCCAACCACAAACGCTTTCACCTGCACTTCACGCCGACATCATCGTCGTGGCTGAATCAGGTCGAGAGGTGGTTTCGCGATCTGACGGAGAAGAATCTGCGTCGGGGGATCTTCGACTCGGTGCCCGATCTCATCGACAGCATCGAGGCTTATATCGATGCCAATAATGATGACCCGAAACCGTATGTGTGGACGGCGACAGCCGAGTCGATCCTGGAGAAAGTCGCCCGAGCGCGCACCACCCTGACCGAACGAGCAAGCTAATACAGAGACACACCACTAGGGGGTTATTGGGTGTTCCGGAGCACCAGCTGTGCGAGCCTTTTGCGCCAATGTGGTTAGGGTGGCCGATCTACAACACTGAACAGCGTTATCGTTTTGTTATATTCGTGCTAGTGCCGTTTACGTCAGGTGTAGCAACACATTAACTAATGTTGGGTCATGACTGCAGACAGCGCCACGGGAGATCCGGAGTTCTCAGGGGTCAGCTCCGAGCAGAGGCTCATGGATTGCATTAACCTCCTCGAGCGGTGGGGGTCGTATATTCAATCACCCATGCGGGTTCAGAGGGGAAGCCTCCTGGGTCTGTCGGACGCACGCTGCAAAAGGGCCGAAGTGAGCACAGTAGCGTGGCAAGGGATCTCGATCGCCCTTGAGCACGTCTTGGCGGTCGCGAGGATCGTTAAGGGGGACGTTGACGAAGAATTTTGGTCGCCGTATCTGACTCCATCGGCCACGCATGCCTTCCTGCGTTCGTCACAGCTTGCCGCCTCCCGTGCGCTGTGGATTCTTGATGCAGAGAGTACCGACCTGCAGGCGAATCGGGCCCTGGAGGTGAAGCTGGCCGAGCTTCGGAATGAGGCTAACGCGGTCGAGGACATCACGAAAGATAAGCAGCTCAATGATGCCTACGGGGTTAAAGGGTTGTCGGGCAGGGTAAAGGAGCTTGAGAGGGCACACGGCGAGATCTTGGGCTTGCTTCAGTCCCGCGTGAGGGGCTGGAAGAAGACCAGTGACACAGGCATTATCAAGACTGCGGCGAA
The Brevibacterium marinum genome window above contains:
- a CDS encoding TetR/AcrR family transcriptional regulator, producing MAQKRLTRDHIVLTSIAFVDEHGLDALTMRRLGDVLGVEAMSLYRHVSGRGDLLEGMVANLIDNLFENELMIETPTSWEDYLQRVANATLQLAREHPEIFPLIATQPSQAPWLRPPLRSLRWVEDFLSTLQRFGFSDQNAVSAYKAFTSFLVGDLLLQVHSTGVDDVIGFDGDEAANEEADLSGYPTVIRLSELLGHDHSQREFDDALDDLIERIRTTLTK
- a CDS encoding general stress protein, translated to MKPAVKEFHDDTELMAEVRRQASSGISKHDLYVVSHDDDRTERVAGATDANEPADLNELVGTRYTKKGEELRAIFEEFDFSSDEASDLEEKLDHGKILLLINT
- a CDS encoding GlsB/YeaQ/YmgE family stress response membrane protein, with protein sequence MGVIAYLVLGLIAGAIAKAILPGRQRGGLIATLILGVVGALVGGWLGGLIFGEGIGSFFSLSTWLCAIGGSIIVLLVWGLLTGRTRTAKA
- a CDS encoding CsbD family protein, whose protein sequence is MNENSHKAEEIKGKAKTAAGKATGDKSLEAEGKTDVVQAEGKQAGDDVKNTARGVADSLRNGPKH
- a CDS encoding trehalose-6-phosphate synthase; amino-acid sequence: MKQLNPFSADGMHLVPIPLSCAEHRQYYEGFSNAVLWPLYHDLIVAPQYRRDWWRTYEAVNARFAQAAIETAAYGATIWIHDYQLQLVPRMIRSQRRDVRIGFFNHIPFPPVGLVGQLPWREAVLDGLLGADVIGFQRESDVRNFRDASQRFLGIDPDRVSNVIGAYPISVDVDAIREAAESESVARLSRQFRHDLGNPDVLMLGIDRLDYTKGIPHRLRAVEELLEDGVLAPQTTMLTQVAVPSREGIGAYQDLRDEVERLVGRINGRFGTLERGVVQYSHQPYSFEATIALYLAADVLLVTSLRDGMNLVAKEFVTARQGRSGALVLSEFAGAADELHRAIIVNPHDSSGLKNGISQAASLTRDDAHEQIAAMAAIVEDNDVHHWARSFLNDLQNPTDAGSPLLKMPTRKATRNLREVKHVGR
- a CDS encoding MFS transporter produces the protein MADEAAHDAQDHRVPTPDGIDINTMPPDEKRTLKRAIGGSALGNAVEWFDYGVYSYVSVYIASAFFPGEWGVALTFATLALSFVFRPLGGLILGPLGDKVGRQHVMVLTIIMMTIPTTIIGILPSYSTLGAFAPVLLLLCRMVQGFSTGGEYGGAAVYMAESAPDRRRGFCGSFLEMGTLAGTASAAFVCTIILVVVGSDGMEAGWWRLPFLLTLPLGAVALWLRMKLDEPEAFSQTTSKQQANRKPFRELFTGYKKQIVMLMAFVVLLNVGQYMVLTYMPTYLSSILGHSEVTSNFMLVGLLLAMIAVVSPLGRLTDSIGRKPVLYTSAIGFIVLSVPAFMLMHAEGRFLQFLGLGIIALLQVMMQSCVSATLPAIFPTQVRFSGFAIGYNISTAIFGGTTAAVNTFVIQATGFDLFPAVYLVGAGIIGLIGIHFFNETAGRPIDGDTPPGSEDEELAEMGYELIGFNDNNDDAEAQDTR
- a CDS encoding N-acetyltransferase, which translates into the protein MYTMLNNQESSKYDLYLPGKLVAALHYKLESEESEIMLIYCEAIDTEEAAHHCTELMRRVLDDVKSRRLKLTITCPIARKFIALGKRATHPQK
- a CDS encoding GlcG/HbpS family heme-binding protein, which gives rise to MSHPTITLEAASKIIDAGQLKARDLGLNAVFAVLDAGANLVAFERMDGAWLASNDLALAKARTSVMFEAPSEALNAPLQLGEPVAHFDHTNGGLLLMGGGVPLFDTSERIIGAVGASGGTPEQDAEIARAAAG
- a CDS encoding SDR family oxidoreductase, which gives rise to MSQKILITGASSGFGQGVALELARRGNDVIAAAETWPQVRSLRANAKDAGVDLEVIKLNLLDEIDITHAGSFDVDVLVLNAGVMEGGAMVDIPLQRVRESFDINLFGHLELVQAIAPKMIARQSGRIVWTSSMGGILVVPFLGAYCATKHAIEAVAGSMKAELEQFGIKVATINPGVFGTGFNDTGAESYVQWHDAETAHVPMPDFGPSLADQADPQEMVDAMVETIVSDNPDYRTMRPLETIEAAKQWQETEWTQKA
- a CDS encoding TetR family transcriptional regulator — encoded protein: MPPDATDTKRRILAAARAEFAQYGLAGARVDRIAETGQANKRSIYVHFGSKNDLFDRVVASALTDMAESVPFTAEDLPAYAGALFDYLIAHPEVLRLTTWAGLERAEASPNEVQAYEPKVTVLTEFFGEMAVDVIALLLGQVTAWQTASAALRAHAPGDPWSASRIQQHRALLITSVDALVGAAKYDTALPSSESESRSKVFRT
- a CDS encoding PDDEXK nuclease domain-containing protein; amino-acid sequence: MAQRYNHLRDTPLALPADYRQTLEALKQRVHQAQSQAQRTVNTELIQLYWSIGQEILTRQEQQGWGGKTIARLAEDLRAEFPQMRGFSPRNLQYMTTFARHWAVDSIAPHPVAQLPWGHIRTLLDKPLSQQARQWYAAAAVEHGWSRNVLLNMIMNNTMERSGAAPSNFSRQLPTVDSELAQQVAKDPYTFEFLGLSGQVAERELEQALTDRIVETLNELGPGFAFVGRQVHFEVGEDDYYIDLLFFHVEQLRYFVIELKTGKFQPEYAGKLNFYVAVVDDKLKRPAHSATVGILICGSKNEHSVRYALTRSDSPMAVATYTYEALPAAEKAALPKEAELSAAFEQIDTTDESLL
- a CDS encoding IS630 family transposase, with product MSAPAAPLTMTDTDREVLEIIARSSTAAHREVVRARVLLASADGVGIRTVAGDHGVSAMTVRAWREAFTAEGLTQWGTVKKGRGRKPSIPEDTIAEIVRLTTTETPEAETHWSVRSMAKKVGVSRSTVHRVWSELGLKPHRHDTFKVSNDPNFDAKVIDVVGLYLNPPEKAVVLCMDEKSSIQALDRTQASLPMVPGRAGTMTHDYKRNGTTTLFAALDVLTGKVIGQCLPKHRHEEFLTFLKTVDSQVPKGLQVHLVLDNYATHKHAVIKHWLANHKRFHLHFTPTSSSWLNQVERWFRDLTEKNLRRGIFDSVPDLIDSIEAYIDANNDDPKPYVWTATAESILEKVARARTTLTERAS